In Paralcaligenes sp. KSB-10, the following are encoded in one genomic region:
- a CDS encoding EI24 domain-containing protein, producing MNDSLVVTRADPPASTKGFAGVALAFKRALVSQCHPKMLVAILMPLLIAILGAIILLWVFWTPLTHWLNAELSDWGVLNHIDQWMLAIGLFSIKLYLIPMLAVGILLPISGILGLVIAAIFVMPIVLRHLEKRDYQGLKRQGQFSAAVSVWNAVWVGLLFAAGWLLTMPLWLIPPLALVLPVLWWAFAFSRMLRVDSLIDHASGQERRILWRRHNREYWLIGLCLSLINLFPPAWIVLPVFSALVFAHYSLEALRQLRGESIIDA from the coding sequence ATGAATGATTCCCTTGTTGTGACTCGTGCCGATCCGCCTGCTTCGACCAAGGGGTTTGCCGGCGTTGCCCTGGCGTTCAAGCGAGCGCTGGTTTCGCAGTGCCATCCCAAAATGCTGGTGGCCATACTCATGCCGCTGCTGATCGCGATACTGGGAGCCATTATATTGCTTTGGGTGTTCTGGACGCCTCTTACTCATTGGCTCAATGCCGAGCTCTCCGATTGGGGCGTGTTGAACCATATCGATCAATGGATGCTGGCCATCGGGCTTTTTTCAATCAAGCTGTATCTGATCCCCATGCTGGCCGTGGGCATATTGCTGCCGATATCGGGTATTCTCGGCCTGGTCATTGCCGCGATTTTCGTCATGCCCATCGTATTGAGGCACCTCGAGAAACGCGACTACCAGGGGCTCAAGCGGCAGGGGCAGTTTTCCGCCGCCGTAAGCGTCTGGAATGCCGTCTGGGTAGGCCTGCTGTTTGCCGCGGGGTGGCTGCTGACCATGCCTTTATGGCTGATTCCACCCCTGGCTCTGGTGCTGCCCGTCTTGTGGTGGGCGTTTGCCTTTAGCCGCATGCTGAGAGTCGATTCGCTTATCGATCACGCCAGCGGCCAGGAACGCAGGATCTTGTGGCGCCGCCATAACCGGGAGTATTGGCTGATAGGCTTGTGCCTGTCGCTGATAAACCTGTTTCCACCCGCCTGGATAGTACTGCCGGTGTTTTCCGCGCTGGTATTTGCCCATTACAGCCTGGAGGCGCTGCGGCAGTTGCGCGGGGAATCCATCATCGACGCATAA
- a CDS encoding thioredoxin family protein, whose product MPVFNPLHNLSALRTQLEHHQNLVIVCYCAQWCDTCKKYQDDFERLADQYPQHAFVWIDIEDNPELLGDEDVENFPTLLIQDRQKNLFFGTLLPYISHLERLIGQFENADADRAVQGPPLLRSLLAASTQ is encoded by the coding sequence ATGCCCGTATTTAATCCGTTACACAATCTGTCGGCTCTGCGCACGCAGCTCGAGCATCATCAGAATCTGGTGATTGTCTGTTACTGCGCCCAATGGTGCGATACCTGCAAAAAGTACCAGGACGACTTCGAACGGCTCGCCGACCAATACCCGCAACACGCGTTCGTCTGGATCGACATCGAAGACAACCCCGAACTGCTCGGCGACGAAGACGTGGAAAACTTCCCCACTCTTCTAATTCAGGACAGGCAGAAAAATCTTTTTTTCGGTACTTTGCTGCCTTATATCAGCCATCTGGAGCGCCTGATAGGCCAGTTCGAAAATGCCGATGCAGATCGGGCCGTGCAAGGCCCGCCTCTGCTGCGTTCCCTACTGGCGGCGTCCACCCAGTAG
- a CDS encoding DEAD/DEAH box helicase, with protein sequence MTEFTLSDTPATTFSDFGLHPNILKAVADTGYTIPTPIQAQAIPIVMDGRDVMGAAQTGTGKTAAFTLPILHRLMPYASSSASPARHPVRALILTPTRELADQVSESVARYGSSTPLRSAVVFGGVDIGPQRDALRRGCEILIATPGRLLDHVEQKNVNLGQVGILVLDEADRMLDMGFLPDLDRIIRLLPAQRQGLLFSATFSNEIRKLARTFLNNPAEIEVAARNATADTVTQIAYPLSGDDKRAAVVHLIKSRGLSQVIVFSNTKITTSRLARQLERDGVKAESIHGDKSQADRMKALEAFKAGELEVLVATDVAARGLDVAGIPCVINYDLPYNAEDYVHRIGRTGRAGASGEAIAFFSPAEERFLLDIEKLIKTKIPRGQLVLPPAARSSSPARDHSSSRDHQGGRRGNYSSGSSSAKPLDDFFSRPYVPSASSSVAEVGAASPKAAAAKKSVGVLLGGRRQ encoded by the coding sequence ATGACTGAATTTACTCTATCTGATACACCTGCCACCACGTTTTCCGACTTTGGTCTGCATCCGAACATCCTGAAGGCTGTCGCCGATACCGGCTACACCATCCCCACGCCGATACAAGCTCAAGCCATACCCATAGTGATGGATGGACGCGATGTGATGGGGGCGGCGCAAACCGGTACCGGGAAGACCGCCGCATTTACCCTGCCCATACTGCACCGCCTGATGCCGTATGCCAGCAGCAGCGCCTCGCCGGCGCGCCATCCGGTTCGAGCGCTTATCCTGACGCCGACCCGCGAATTGGCCGATCAGGTTTCCGAGAGCGTTGCCCGCTATGGCAGCTCTACGCCATTGCGCTCGGCAGTGGTGTTTGGCGGCGTCGATATCGGGCCGCAGCGCGACGCCTTGCGGCGCGGCTGCGAGATCCTGATCGCCACGCCAGGACGCCTGCTCGATCACGTCGAGCAAAAGAACGTCAATCTTGGGCAAGTCGGCATCCTGGTGCTCGATGAGGCCGACCGCATGCTCGACATGGGTTTTCTGCCCGACCTCGATCGCATCATCCGCCTGCTGCCCGCCCAGCGCCAGGGCTTGCTGTTTTCGGCCACGTTCAGCAATGAAATCCGCAAGCTGGCCCGCACTTTCCTCAACAACCCGGCCGAGATCGAAGTGGCGGCCCGGAATGCGACGGCCGACACGGTAACGCAAATCGCCTATCCTCTGTCGGGCGACGACAAGCGTGCGGCGGTGGTGCATCTGATCAAATCGCGCGGTCTGAGCCAGGTCATTGTATTTTCCAATACCAAGATCACCACCAGCCGGTTGGCGCGGCAATTGGAGCGCGACGGCGTAAAGGCCGAATCGATACACGGCGATAAAAGCCAGGCCGATCGCATGAAAGCCCTTGAAGCCTTCAAGGCCGGCGAACTCGAAGTACTGGTTGCGACCGACGTGGCGGCCCGTGGCCTGGATGTGGCCGGCATACCTTGCGTGATCAATTACGACTTGCCGTATAACGCGGAAGACTACGTGCATCGCATCGGCCGTACCGGCCGTGCCGGAGCCTCGGGCGAAGCCATCGCTTTTTTCTCGCCTGCCGAAGAGCGGTTCCTGCTCGATATCGAAAAACTCATCAAAACAAAAATTCCGCGCGGCCAACTGGTTCTGCCGCCCGCGGCGCGTTCCAGCAGTCCGGCCCGCGACCATTCATCGAGCCGCGATCATCAGGGCGGCCGCCGCGGCAATTATTCTTCCGGCTCGTCATCGGCAAAACCGCTGGACGATTTCTTTTCCAGGCCCTATGTGCCTTCGGCTTCTTCCTCCGTAGCGGAAGTCGGCGCTGCCTCGCCCAAGGCAGCCGCCGCAAAGAAATCGGTAGGTGTGCTACTGGGTGGACGCCGCCAGTAG
- a CDS encoding AzlD domain-containing protein: MTGNPGWDWYVFGAIVLLTVCSFLTRSGYFLFGDYLPLTDKVRRALRYAPTAALIAIVIPELLPWTPGAPPELGVKVFAAVIAVLVFLRTRSTVMVIVAGMLAFWLLNALF, from the coding sequence ATGACGGGTAATCCGGGTTGGGACTGGTATGTTTTTGGCGCGATTGTCTTGCTGACGGTGTGCAGCTTTCTGACTCGTTCGGGCTATTTCCTGTTTGGCGATTATCTGCCGCTGACCGACAAAGTACGCCGGGCCTTGCGCTACGCGCCGACCGCCGCCTTGATCGCCATCGTCATTCCCGAGCTCCTGCCCTGGACGCCGGGCGCGCCGCCTGAGCTTGGCGTCAAGGTTTTTGCCGCCGTGATTGCGGTACTGGTGTTCTTGCGTACGCGCAGTACTGTGATGGTGATTGTGGCCGGAATGCTGGCCTTCTGGCTCCTGAATGCCTTGTTTTAG
- a CDS encoding AzlC family ABC transporter permease has protein sequence MSAPSKSSASWSSAHARQSFYTGFYEVLPTLVATSMWAFVTGIALVKSGLTETMATLMTVLVYAGSAQLTALPLIVSGAPLWLVFAAGFVVNIRFVIFGAAMHPYFRRYSWQKRLALGYLSGDIVFVLFMSRYAEAREKGTQDQLWYFLGVIVPGWISWQLCSLIGIYLGALVPASWSLDFAAILALMAIIIPLVNTRPMVISVCVAGLVAWLGQPLPLRLGLVAAVAAGVLAGVAVERFSKKRRPR, from the coding sequence TTGTCGGCTCCGTCCAAATCGTCTGCGTCATGGTCCAGCGCCCACGCCAGGCAGAGTTTTTATACCGGATTCTACGAAGTGCTGCCGACACTGGTTGCGACCAGCATGTGGGCTTTCGTCACGGGTATTGCGCTGGTCAAGTCCGGCCTGACCGAAACCATGGCCACACTCATGACCGTGCTGGTCTACGCGGGCTCGGCCCAGTTGACCGCTTTGCCCCTGATCGTATCGGGGGCGCCCTTGTGGCTGGTTTTCGCGGCCGGGTTTGTCGTGAACATCCGTTTTGTCATCTTCGGTGCGGCCATGCATCCTTATTTCCGGCGCTATTCCTGGCAGAAGCGCCTGGCCCTGGGCTATCTTTCCGGAGATATCGTTTTTGTGCTGTTCATGAGCCGCTATGCCGAAGCCAGGGAAAAAGGCACACAGGATCAGCTTTGGTATTTTCTGGGAGTGATTGTTCCGGGCTGGATTTCATGGCAGCTTTGCTCGTTGATTGGCATCTACCTGGGAGCGCTTGTACCGGCTTCATGGTCGCTGGATTTTGCGGCCATCCTGGCACTCATGGCTATTATCATTCCCCTGGTCAATACCAGGCCGATGGTGATTTCCGTGTGCGTGGCGGGCCTGGTGGCATGGCTGGGGCAGCCCTTGCCCTTGCGTCTTGGCCTGGTCGCCGCTGTGGCGGCCGGCGTGCTGGCCGGGGTCGCCGTTGAACGTTTCAGCAAGAAAAGGCGGCCGCGATGA
- a CDS encoding branched-chain amino acid transaminase, which produces MSMSDRDGFIWYDGKLVPWRDATTHVLTHSLHYGLAVFEGVRAYNTDIGTAIFKLKEHTKRLFNSAHIYQMAMPYDQDTINAAICEAVRSNQLESCYIRPLVFYGSEKMGVSPKGAQVHVAIAAWPWGAYLGDEALKQGIRVKISSYARQHVNVTMPRAKVASTYANSIIANAEALDHGYDEAILLDTDGFVAEGSGENIFIVKDGVLCEPEIASALTGITRATIHSLAADLGIPLLTKRLTRDDLYIADEAFFTGTAAEVTPIREVDRRVIGAGSRGPVTEKLQKAFFDVVNGRNPKYLSWLTKV; this is translated from the coding sequence ATGTCGATGTCTGATCGTGACGGTTTTATCTGGTATGACGGCAAGCTGGTACCGTGGCGCGACGCTACCACCCATGTCCTGACCCACTCCCTGCACTACGGTCTGGCCGTCTTCGAGGGTGTGCGTGCCTACAACACCGACATCGGCACCGCGATTTTCAAGCTCAAGGAACACACCAAGCGCCTGTTCAACTCGGCCCACATCTATCAGATGGCCATGCCCTACGACCAGGACACCATCAATGCGGCAATATGCGAAGCGGTGCGCAGCAACCAGCTCGAATCGTGCTACATACGCCCGCTGGTCTTTTACGGCTCTGAAAAAATGGGCGTGTCGCCCAAAGGCGCCCAGGTGCACGTGGCCATTGCCGCCTGGCCTTGGGGTGCTTACCTGGGCGACGAAGCGCTCAAGCAGGGCATACGCGTAAAAATTTCCTCTTATGCGCGTCAGCACGTCAACGTCACGATGCCGCGCGCCAAAGTGGCCAGCACTTACGCCAACTCCATTATCGCCAACGCCGAGGCGCTCGATCACGGCTACGACGAAGCCATCCTGCTCGATACCGACGGCTTTGTCGCCGAAGGTTCCGGCGAAAACATTTTCATCGTGAAAGACGGTGTATTGTGCGAGCCCGAAATTGCCTCGGCGCTGACTGGCATCACCCGCGCGACCATTCACTCGCTGGCGGCCGACCTGGGCATACCATTGCTTACCAAGCGCCTCACACGCGACGACCTCTACATCGCCGACGAAGCTTTTTTTACCGGCACGGCGGCCGAAGTCACGCCCATACGCGAAGTCGACCGGCGCGTCATCGGCGCGGGCAGCCGCGGGCCTGTTACCGAGAAACTGCAAAAGGCATTTTTCGATGTGGTCAATGGCCGCAACCCCAAGTATCTTAGTTGGCTTACCAAGGTATAG
- a CDS encoding zinc-finger domain-containing protein: MTSAAKPSSTEQPTIFVEAKDLPVYCPGPHAPLWSMHPRVYIEVVKTGKALCPYCGAAYQLKDGEHVHGH; encoded by the coding sequence ATGACCAGCGCAGCAAAACCGTCATCCACCGAGCAACCCACCATTTTTGTCGAAGCCAAGGACCTGCCCGTCTATTGTCCGGGGCCGCATGCCCCGTTATGGAGCATGCATCCGCGGGTTTACATCGAAGTCGTGAAAACCGGCAAAGCCCTATGCCCTTATTGCGGGGCCGCCTATCAGTTGAAAGACGGCGAGCACGTGCACGGGCATTGA
- a CDS encoding nuclear transport factor 2 family protein — translation MFATPEEAEHAFYDSLHQADTIRLMEVWSDDEEVVCVHPGGIRVIGSDSVRNSWQQILANGPLLIQPTRPMIMTSLMSSVHVLIEQVTIHSPEGKQVANCYTTNVYHKGPSGWRMVLHHASNAPDDVGMFDLQDIPGTLH, via the coding sequence ATGTTTGCCACCCCAGAAGAAGCCGAGCACGCTTTCTACGACTCTCTCCATCAGGCGGATACGATCCGCCTGATGGAGGTGTGGTCCGACGACGAAGAAGTCGTCTGCGTGCATCCCGGCGGCATACGTGTAATCGGCAGCGACTCCGTACGAAACTCCTGGCAGCAGATACTGGCCAATGGCCCACTGCTCATCCAGCCGACACGCCCGATGATCATGACCAGTCTCATGAGTTCGGTCCATGTCCTGATCGAACAGGTCACAATCCACTCCCCCGAAGGCAAGCAAGTGGCCAACTGTTACACCACCAATGTTTATCATAAGGGCCCGTCGGGCTGGCGGATGGTATTGCACCACGCTTCCAACGCACCGGACGATGTGGGTATGTTCGATTTGCAGGACATTCCCGGCACCTTGCATTAA
- a CDS encoding YheT family hydrolase: MTAQIDSSPCPNPVWLPGHHLQTVYGAVGARYHRISFTRDRVNTPDGDFIDFDWVGPGLFSDQTAGGKSVKPDPRLTKTAARRWMRDEDWASLPVAGGTPALVLFHGLEGSSKSHYAQAIAQHFRARGWIVVVAHFRSCSGFANRMARAYYSGDSADLGFMLDTVRTRVPHAKWHAVGVSMGGNAMLKYMGEHPELTEWLAAGAAISVPLDLVASGNALSDTFAGRHLYTPYFLKSMKDKVHEKGKRFPGTIDVFRLSQARNLRDFDDIYTAPMHGYKNALDYWSRASSKPYLKALTVPTLILNARNDPFVPEPSLPGSADCSDTVLLHQPAEGGHAAFVSGSFPGNVGWLPVRIARFFETGL, translated from the coding sequence GTGACAGCACAGATAGACTCCTCGCCCTGCCCCAATCCCGTCTGGTTGCCCGGACATCATCTGCAAACCGTTTACGGTGCCGTGGGCGCGCGCTATCACCGCATTTCCTTCACCCGCGATCGCGTCAATACACCCGACGGCGACTTCATCGATTTCGACTGGGTCGGCCCTGGCCTGTTTTCCGACCAAACCGCAGGCGGCAAATCAGTCAAGCCAGACCCGCGGCTGACCAAAACAGCCGCTCGCCGCTGGATGCGGGACGAAGACTGGGCCAGTTTGCCCGTCGCCGGCGGCACTCCGGCCCTGGTGCTGTTCCATGGCCTGGAAGGCAGCAGCAAAAGCCACTATGCCCAAGCCATCGCCCAGCATTTTCGCGCACGCGGATGGATTGTCGTCGTCGCCCATTTTCGCAGTTGCTCGGGCTTCGCCAACCGCATGGCCCGGGCTTATTATTCCGGCGACTCGGCCGACCTGGGATTTATGCTGGACACCGTTCGAACCCGTGTCCCGCATGCAAAATGGCATGCGGTGGGCGTATCCATGGGCGGCAATGCCATGCTCAAGTACATGGGCGAACATCCCGAGCTCACAGAATGGCTTGCGGCAGGCGCCGCCATTTCGGTGCCCCTCGACCTGGTCGCCAGCGGCAATGCCTTGAGCGATACGTTTGCCGGACGGCATCTATACACACCGTACTTTCTGAAAAGCATGAAGGACAAGGTGCACGAAAAAGGCAAACGTTTTCCCGGCACCATCGATGTATTCCGGCTCAGTCAGGCCAGAAACCTGCGCGATTTCGACGATATATACACGGCGCCCATGCATGGCTATAAAAATGCCCTGGACTACTGGTCGCGAGCCTCCAGCAAGCCTTACCTGAAGGCGCTCACAGTACCCACTTTGATTCTGAACGCCCGTAATGACCCGTTCGTTCCGGAACCGTCCCTGCCCGGCTCGGCCGATTGCTCCGACACGGTCTTGCTGCATCAGCCGGCCGAAGGCGGCCATGCCGCGTTCGTCAGCGGATCCTTTCCGGGAAATGTAGGCTGGCTACCCGTGCGCATTGCGCGCTTCTTTGAAACCGGGCTGTAA
- a CDS encoding IS110 family transposase, which translates to MKITTIGLDLAKSVFQVHGVNAQGHTVLTRQLRREQLSAFFAKLTPCLIGMEACASAHHWARLLRDQGHDVRLIAAQFVKPYVKSNKNDAADAQAICEAVTRPSMRFVAIKSVEQQAVLSLHRAREGFVKARSAAANQIRGLLAEFGLILPQGIAHVTRRVPALLESALARLPGPFVELIRTLVEHLRALDTQVQALERSIVHGHRANPVSQRLAQLPGIGPITASALAASVGDPRLFKNGRQLAAWLGLVPRQHSSGGKATLLGISKRGDGYLRKLLLLGAQSVLIRARAQADRTTWLGQLLVRRPLNVVAIALANKNARIAWALMAYDTPYDPGHTLSRAR; encoded by the coding sequence ATGAAGATTACAACGATTGGTCTTGATTTAGCAAAGTCCGTGTTTCAAGTTCACGGCGTGAATGCGCAAGGCCATACCGTCTTGACCCGGCAACTACGCCGCGAGCAGCTCAGCGCCTTCTTTGCGAAGCTGACACCGTGCCTCATCGGCATGGAGGCCTGCGCGAGCGCCCACCACTGGGCGCGGCTGCTGCGCGACCAGGGCCACGACGTGCGGCTGATCGCCGCGCAGTTCGTCAAACCTTACGTTAAATCCAACAAGAACGATGCCGCCGATGCGCAGGCGATCTGCGAGGCCGTCACCCGGCCCTCCATGCGCTTTGTCGCCATCAAATCGGTCGAGCAACAAGCGGTACTGAGCCTACACCGGGCCCGTGAAGGCTTCGTCAAGGCGCGCAGCGCCGCGGCCAATCAGATCCGCGGCCTGCTGGCCGAGTTCGGGTTGATCCTGCCCCAAGGCATCGCTCACGTCACCCGGCGGGTGCCGGCGTTGCTTGAGTCCGCGCTGGCGCGCCTGCCTGGCCCTTTCGTGGAACTCATCCGTACGCTGGTTGAACACCTGCGCGCGCTCGATACGCAGGTCCAGGCCCTGGAGCGATCGATCGTGCACGGGCATCGTGCCAATCCGGTCAGCCAGCGGTTAGCGCAGTTGCCCGGAATCGGGCCGATTACGGCCAGCGCCCTGGCCGCCAGCGTGGGCGATCCGCGGCTCTTTAAAAATGGCCGGCAACTGGCCGCCTGGCTAGGTTTGGTGCCGCGCCAGCACTCCAGCGGGGGCAAGGCCACGCTGCTGGGGATCAGCAAGCGCGGCGATGGGTACCTGCGCAAGCTCCTGCTCTTGGGCGCGCAGTCGGTGCTGATCCGAGCGCGCGCCCAGGCCGATCGAACGACCTGGCTAGGCCAACTGCTTGTGCGCCGCCCGCTCAATGTGGTGGCCATCGCGCTGGCCAATAAAAATGCGCGCATCGCCTGGGCTCTGATGGCGTACGACACGCCCTACGACCCTGGGCATACGCTGAGCCGGGCCCGCTAG
- a CDS encoding M48 family metalloprotease — MNLDFLHSRSISFKLCAAGLAAALVAPLSARSQPVGIPSMGAASSAELSPRLERTLGDAIMEQGRRDPTYIGDPEVSQYLTEMGRKLATGAPGGAQPITVFGVRDPEINAFALPGGYIGVNSGLVVSSQNESQLASVIAHEIGHVVQRHIARGMTQQSQNSGVMIASLVAALLAGLSGNGDLAVGVAAFGQAAAVDRQLGFSRQAEQEADRAGFEMLRKAGYDPKGMVQMFTRLMKASRLNEGAGGGAYASTHPLSIQRLSDIENRVEELPQVHYRDSDAFWYLRAQLRIMQALDRSARQDALRQLNLDATQQTGVRRSAAWYGIAYAAWKKNELSQAEAALQKAQQGGDNSPELARLSILLANSRGNGDAALKMAQSAWARWPDNQGIALAMVDVMQKNNRDKEALQFLAQRVKQWPELPQLHRLEAQSHERLGQKVAARRAMASYYEQTGALSTAVEQLQQARSLSSDFYTQSELDAQIRSIKQRLETERELLQRFKKP, encoded by the coding sequence ATGAATCTTGATTTTCTCCATTCCAGATCCATATCCTTCAAACTGTGCGCGGCGGGCCTGGCCGCAGCGCTGGTCGCGCCGCTGTCCGCCCGCAGCCAACCTGTGGGTATTCCCAGCATGGGGGCCGCTTCATCGGCCGAACTGTCGCCCCGGCTGGAGCGCACATTGGGCGATGCCATCATGGAGCAGGGGCGGCGCGATCCCACTTATATTGGCGACCCCGAGGTCAGCCAATACCTTACTGAAATGGGGCGCAAATTAGCCACCGGGGCTCCCGGCGGCGCACAGCCGATCACGGTTTTTGGGGTGCGCGATCCCGAAATCAACGCTTTTGCCTTGCCGGGCGGCTATATCGGTGTGAATAGCGGCCTGGTCGTTTCGTCGCAGAACGAATCCCAACTGGCTTCGGTGATTGCGCATGAAATAGGTCATGTGGTGCAGCGGCATATCGCACGCGGCATGACACAGCAATCGCAAAATAGTGGCGTCATGATCGCCTCGCTGGTGGCGGCCCTATTGGCGGGTTTGTCAGGAAACGGCGATCTGGCCGTGGGCGTGGCCGCTTTTGGCCAGGCCGCCGCGGTTGATCGTCAACTTGGATTCTCCCGCCAGGCCGAGCAGGAGGCGGATCGCGCCGGTTTCGAAATGCTGCGCAAGGCCGGCTACGACCCCAAGGGCATGGTGCAAATGTTTACCCGCCTGATGAAAGCGTCGCGATTGAATGAAGGTGCGGGCGGCGGCGCGTATGCCAGCACGCATCCTCTGTCTATACAACGCCTGTCGGACATTGAAAATCGGGTCGAGGAATTGCCTCAGGTTCACTATCGCGACAGCGATGCATTCTGGTATCTGCGGGCTCAGTTGCGCATTATGCAGGCTTTGGATAGATCGGCCCGGCAGGACGCCTTGCGGCAGTTGAATCTCGACGCGACACAGCAAACCGGGGTGCGACGGTCGGCCGCCTGGTACGGGATTGCCTATGCTGCCTGGAAAAAAAATGAGTTGAGCCAGGCCGAGGCCGCCCTGCAAAAGGCGCAGCAAGGAGGGGACAACTCTCCGGAGTTGGCCCGCTTGTCGATACTGCTCGCCAATAGCCGGGGCAACGGCGATGCTGCGCTGAAGATGGCGCAGAGTGCATGGGCGCGTTGGCCGGATAACCAGGGAATAGCTTTGGCCATGGTCGATGTCATGCAAAAAAACAATCGCGACAAAGAGGCGTTGCAGTTTCTGGCGCAGCGCGTAAAGCAGTGGCCCGAGTTGCCGCAATTGCATCGCCTTGAGGCGCAAAGCCATGAGCGCCTGGGGCAAAAGGTGGCGGCGCGGCGCGCAATGGCCAGTTATTACGAGCAAACGGGTGCGTTGTCGACCGCCGTGGAGCAATTGCAGCAGGCGCGGAGTCTGTCCAGCGATTTTTATACTCAGTCGGAGCTGGACGCACAAATTCGCTCGATCAAACAACGCCTGGAAACTGAACGCGAGCTGTTGCAAAGGTTCAAGAAGCCCTGA
- a CDS encoding cytochrome c oxidase assembly protein has translation MDLLGWLTPWEFSPSLLLMFFIGGGLFVRGARVHRVSVVRQGSFWLGLILLYLSLHTRIDYYAERMFFVHRLQHLVLHHLGPLLIMGAYPGQAMRAGLPMRWRIALRDFRRTPVGRSAEALLTHKFLIPLLFVLMVVVWLIPSVQFYSMLDWRLYRVMNWSVVASGFLYWNLILDRRPSPPAAMSPGGRILSPVLTMAPQMVVGAVITFTSRDLYPIFELCGRAIPGIPAAMDQTIGGLTMWIPAGLIEIVGLLLALGTLMRLSSKGRLPNKRALAKQARQATVGAA, from the coding sequence ATGGATTTGCTAGGCTGGCTCACTCCCTGGGAGTTTTCCCCCTCCTTGTTGCTGATGTTTTTCATCGGCGGCGGCTTGTTCGTGCGTGGCGCCCGGGTGCATCGGGTTTCGGTGGTGCGCCAAGGCTCCTTCTGGCTGGGCCTGATCCTACTGTATCTGTCCTTGCATACCCGTATCGACTACTACGCCGAGCGCATGTTTTTTGTGCACCGGCTACAGCACCTGGTATTGCATCATTTGGGGCCGCTGCTCATTATGGGTGCCTATCCCGGGCAAGCCATGCGGGCCGGCCTGCCCATGCGCTGGCGGATTGCGCTGCGCGATTTTCGCCGCACGCCTGTTGGCCGTTCGGCCGAAGCGCTGCTGACGCACAAGTTCCTGATCCCCCTGCTGTTCGTCTTGATGGTGGTGGTGTGGCTGATCCCCTCCGTGCAGTTCTATTCCATGCTCGACTGGCGCCTTTATCGTGTGATGAACTGGTCCGTGGTGGCCAGCGGGTTTCTGTACTGGAACCTGATTCTCGATCGGCGGCCCAGCCCGCCGGCGGCCATGTCGCCGGGCGGCCGCATTCTTTCGCCGGTTCTCACGATGGCGCCGCAAATGGTGGTCGGGGCGGTCATTACTTTTACATCGCGCGATCTCTATCCCATTTTTGAATTGTGCGGGCGTGCCATTCCCGGCATACCGGCGGCCATGGATCAAACCATTGGCGGCCTGACCATGTGGATTCCCGCCGGCCTTATCGAGATAGTGGGCCTGCTGTTGGCCTTGGGAACACTAATGCGACTGTCGTCCAAAGGGCGTCTTCCCAACAAGCGCGCCCTGGCCAAACAGGCGCGGCAGGCGACAGTCGGCGCGGCGTAG